The Noviherbaspirillum saxi genome includes a window with the following:
- a CDS encoding DUF2059 domain-containing protein — protein MIKPVFAIAMMTAALHVQAASPAKQELVQKVLQLWQIESVGQLMLQEPVNEAVAQARVVLQGRVAPERQEAAMRDITTDAKKFIDETSPVVLGSTKKLVPSTVAPLLAERFSEEELTQIVAILESPVRQKFEAMMPEMQKTLGEKLAADTRPVIDPKLQDLRQRIGLRLRTAAMP, from the coding sequence ATGATCAAACCCGTATTCGCGATTGCCATGATGACCGCCGCGCTGCACGTGCAGGCAGCCTCGCCGGCCAAGCAGGAACTGGTGCAAAAGGTGCTGCAACTGTGGCAGATCGAGTCAGTCGGTCAACTGATGCTGCAGGAACCGGTGAACGAAGCAGTCGCGCAGGCGCGCGTGGTATTGCAAGGGCGCGTGGCGCCGGAGCGGCAGGAAGCGGCCATGCGCGACATCACGACCGATGCGAAAAAATTCATTGACGAGACTTCACCCGTCGTCTTGGGCAGTACGAAGAAACTGGTGCCCAGCACCGTCGCGCCGCTGCTTGCAGAACGCTTCAGCGAAGAAGAACTGACCCAGATCGTTGCGATCCTGGAGTCGCCCGTCCGACAGAAATTCGAAGCCATGATGCCCGAGATGCAAAAGACGCTTGGCGAGAAGCTGGCTGCCGATACCCGCCCCGTGATCGACCCCAAGCTGCAGGACTTGCGCCAGCGCATAGGTCTGCGTCTGCGTACCGCCGCCATGCCTTGA
- a CDS encoding OmpP1/FadL family transporter: MRQRSLRRTLVLAAACSASACMPAYAALTENLATSPTAMSLGNAVTADPPGIESIHFNPAGLARLTGEVHSHTVWGASIRNHNSFDAPDGFNVGGWTQDPLDGTSTGPVRQKLYLPVVGMRGWRMPAAVVPGLGVAYNKPDSPFTFGTAAYVSQAMSIDRSTNPADPGRFDGKLVQLQRLTYLSPAVGYKVSDTLRVGASVPISHSAFVFNTDMRMPNIFLGIVGKTQQGWCPDDGGNILDSFGIGLCGGGSEGKLSPFKRAANLNISMTAPVDPTINLGVLWEPNDWFGFGVVYQGGSKTRYSGRYTFTTDPMVKRFVEGLNASLYGPIVGAVLGMPQTIPEVQSGNLTAIIPFPTHVQVGIKVKPTPKLQFNVDANYTDWGTWDALTFKFDQSVKLLEVARMFGIPDSTQLTIPRGYKSVLHFGYGMQVQATPKLKLRFGYEPRKSSVPADKLDLVAPLPDTKIYSVGFNYQFDKDTDVSVGASYMKGDYRVPANGSCNLNCNNFFNIIYNPYAGLDVTGGIRVRYLGATYTKRF; encoded by the coding sequence ATGAGACAGCGAAGTCTTCGACGCACGCTGGTGCTGGCGGCTGCGTGCAGTGCGAGCGCGTGCATGCCCGCCTATGCGGCGCTCACCGAAAACCTGGCGACCAGTCCGACGGCCATGTCGCTGGGCAATGCGGTGACCGCCGATCCGCCGGGCATAGAATCGATCCACTTCAATCCGGCCGGCCTGGCGCGCCTGACCGGCGAGGTGCATAGCCATACGGTATGGGGCGCATCGATACGCAACCATAATTCTTTCGATGCACCCGACGGTTTCAACGTCGGCGGCTGGACCCAGGATCCGCTCGACGGCACCAGTACCGGGCCGGTACGGCAAAAGCTTTACCTGCCAGTGGTCGGCATGCGCGGCTGGCGCATGCCTGCCGCCGTGGTGCCGGGACTGGGTGTGGCGTACAACAAGCCGGATTCGCCGTTCACTTTCGGCACCGCAGCCTATGTGTCGCAGGCGATGAGTATCGATCGCAGCACCAATCCGGCCGACCCGGGCCGCTTCGACGGCAAGCTGGTGCAGTTGCAGCGCCTGACCTATCTGTCGCCGGCGGTCGGCTACAAGGTGTCCGATACCTTGCGCGTCGGCGCATCGGTACCGATCTCGCATTCCGCCTTCGTGTTCAATACCGACATGCGCATGCCGAACATCTTTCTCGGCATCGTCGGCAAGACGCAGCAGGGATGGTGTCCTGACGATGGCGGCAACATCCTCGATTCGTTCGGCATCGGTTTATGCGGCGGCGGTTCGGAAGGCAAACTCAGTCCATTCAAACGGGCCGCCAACCTGAATATCAGCATGACCGCACCGGTCGATCCCACCATCAACCTCGGCGTGCTGTGGGAACCGAATGACTGGTTCGGTTTTGGCGTGGTCTACCAGGGCGGATCGAAGACACGCTATAGCGGACGCTATACCTTCACCACCGATCCCATGGTCAAGCGCTTTGTGGAAGGCTTGAATGCCAGCCTGTATGGTCCCATCGTCGGTGCGGTGCTCGGCATGCCGCAAACCATTCCCGAAGTCCAGAGCGGCAACCTGACCGCGATCATTCCGTTTCCGACTCATGTGCAGGTCGGCATCAAGGTGAAGCCGACGCCGAAGCTACAATTCAATGTCGATGCCAACTACACCGATTGGGGTACCTGGGATGCACTGACCTTCAAGTTCGACCAGAGCGTCAAGCTGCTGGAAGTGGCGCGCATGTTCGGCATTCCCGATTCGACGCAACTGACAATCCCGCGCGGCTACAAGAGCGTGCTGCATTTCGGATACGGGATGCAGGTGCAGGCGACGCCCAAGCTCAAGCTACGTTTCGGTTATGAGCCGCGCAAGAGTTCGGTGCCGGCAGACAAGCTCGACCTGGTCGCACCCTTACCCGATACCAAGATCTACAGCGTCGGCTTCAACTACCAATTCGACAAGGACACCGACGTGAGCGTGGGCGCCAGCTACATGAAAGGCGACTATCGCGTGCCGGCCAACGGTAGCTGCAACCTCAACTGCAATAATTTTTTTAACATCATCTACAACCCCTACGCCGGACTCGATGTCACCGGCGGCATCCGCGTCCGCTACCTCGGCGCAACCTATACCAAGCGCTTCTAA
- a CDS encoding transporter: MNIQTLCILVATALVLPSLPVLAQQSGTAAARDALKKQEGDTDQTTLLKQTLNAVDKQYSLIKRGVVQTTYDFSYSYIGQERINADISSGQLTLFNIENDSSHAITNTLSVDYGLLDNLTGSVSLPLVSKYSDNPAFTGTSHSLGDLNLGIRWQPWEARRGQLSTTFTGGVKLPTGRSPFKVDANEGLATGAGVTTFSAGMNVNNIVDPVALFGSINLSYSLAAKGLSQVRGAQILTRVDPGASIGFGLGFAYALSYGISTSVSIQESISMRSKLRFADGRTVKTRTQTAGVLNLGLGYRVSPKTTINITAGIGLTDDSPNFSLGLTMPLSF, from the coding sequence ATGAACATTCAAACACTATGCATTCTCGTTGCCACCGCTCTCGTATTGCCGTCGCTTCCGGTGCTGGCACAGCAAAGCGGGACCGCGGCCGCGCGCGACGCGCTCAAGAAGCAGGAAGGCGATACCGACCAGACCACACTGCTCAAGCAAACGTTGAACGCAGTGGACAAGCAGTATTCGCTGATCAAGCGCGGCGTCGTGCAAACGACGTATGACTTCAGCTACAGCTACATTGGCCAGGAACGCATCAATGCCGATATCTCGTCGGGCCAGCTGACGCTGTTCAATATCGAAAACGATAGCTCGCATGCGATCACGAATACACTGTCGGTCGATTACGGCTTGCTTGATAACCTGACCGGGAGCGTGAGCCTGCCGCTGGTCAGCAAGTATTCGGATAACCCTGCATTCACCGGCACATCGCATTCACTGGGCGATCTGAATCTCGGCATACGCTGGCAGCCATGGGAAGCGCGCCGCGGCCAGCTGTCCACCACCTTCACCGGCGGCGTCAAACTGCCGACCGGTCGCAGCCCGTTCAAAGTCGATGCGAATGAGGGATTGGCGACCGGGGCCGGCGTGACCACGTTCAGCGCCGGGATGAACGTCAACAATATTGTCGATCCGGTCGCGCTGTTCGGTTCGATCAATCTGTCCTACAGCTTGGCGGCCAAGGGCTTGTCGCAGGTGCGCGGCGCACAGATACTCACGCGCGTCGATCCAGGCGCGAGCATCGGTTTCGGCCTGGGTTTCGCCTATGCGCTGTCGTACGGCATATCGACCTCGGTATCGATACAGGAATCGATTTCCATGCGTTCCAAATTGCGCTTCGCCGATGGCCGCACGGTCAAGACCCGCACCCAGACCGCTGGCGTGCTCAACCTCGGCCTCGGCTATCGCGTGTCGCCGAAGACCACGATCAATATCACCGCCGGTATCGGCCTGACCGACGACTCTCCCAACTTCTCGCTTGGCCTGACCATGCCACTGTCCTTCTAA
- a CDS encoding C39 family peptidase, giving the protein MFVLVLGTLAALMSGAGVTSRFEPADRPQGQIELPQAIIGAMPVTHAVGIEPHSELKYRHVVRQAYDYSCGSAALVTILKYYLGLSVGEQQAMEGMLERGEKQKIIERRGFSLLDMKRYVASLGIESAGFRAEIKDLITLDHPAIVPIDYAGFKHFVVLRGIRDGLVYVADPSAGNIVFSLHEFATLWDRNTLFVLYPPKDRPPQGQLALADQELGVFDTDRIRDQANLQPLGNAYLLQRAINSGFGGVYSRRH; this is encoded by the coding sequence ATGTTCGTATTAGTGCTTGGCACGCTCGCGGCCTTGATGTCGGGCGCCGGCGTCACATCCAGGTTCGAACCCGCGGACCGTCCGCAGGGACAGATAGAACTGCCGCAAGCCATCATCGGCGCGATGCCGGTCACACACGCGGTGGGCATAGAACCGCATTCCGAACTCAAGTATCGCCATGTCGTGCGCCAGGCTTATGACTACAGCTGCGGCTCGGCCGCGCTGGTCACGATACTCAAGTATTACCTGGGCTTAAGCGTCGGCGAACAGCAGGCAATGGAAGGCATGCTGGAGCGCGGCGAAAAGCAAAAGATCATCGAGCGTCGCGGCTTTTCGCTGCTCGACATGAAGCGCTATGTCGCCTCGCTGGGAATCGAAAGCGCCGGCTTCCGTGCAGAGATCAAGGACTTGATCACGCTGGATCATCCGGCCATCGTCCCGATCGATTATGCGGGCTTCAAACACTTTGTCGTCCTGCGCGGCATCCGCGACGGACTTGTTTATGTTGCCGATCCCTCGGCCGGCAATATCGTGTTCTCTCTGCATGAGTTCGCGACGCTGTGGGATCGCAACACCTTGTTTGTCCTCTATCCACCCAAAGACCGGCCGCCGCAGGGACAACTTGCGTTGGCCGACCAGGAACTCGGCGTGTTCGACACGGACCGCATCCGGGACCAGGCCAATCTTCAGCCGCTGGGCAATGCGTACTTGTTGCAGCGTGCCATCAACTCCGGATTTGGCGGCGTCTATTCGCGCCGCCACTGA
- a CDS encoding helix-turn-helix transcriptional regulator, producing the protein MCAAQGRACALIGAASELPNPRYGADTGFASVYLAEVLYESDALDEAQRLLTLYLPLVKDAGIPDQLASSHIVYARILRAQGKPTAALQILLELEQLGMQRRLTRIADMSRLEQARAMLLDGELDAARSMLALISPTPAWQRRDLQMVSNDMETQFLGHMRLQLHGGQAAATLAPLKEHLQDAYARGRMRYALRVKVLYALALSQAGQRNPALRTIRETLADALVEGFVRPFKDEGPLLLGLVRDMLDGMKDLASHDNEGLRMFAELLVAATPVRSQHMHDMPATQPSAPALNGESDLTTREHDVLSLLAQGCGNQAIAEKLFISVTTVKTHLRNINLKLGAHNRTEAISLARKLGII; encoded by the coding sequence GTGTGCGCAGCACAGGGCCGCGCCTGCGCGCTGATCGGCGCGGCATCCGAATTGCCTAATCCACGCTATGGCGCGGATACCGGTTTCGCCAGCGTGTATCTGGCGGAAGTCCTGTATGAATCCGATGCGCTCGACGAGGCGCAGCGCCTGCTGACCTTGTACCTGCCGCTGGTCAAGGACGCCGGCATCCCTGACCAGCTTGCATCCAGTCACATCGTATATGCACGCATCCTGCGCGCGCAGGGCAAGCCGACCGCAGCATTGCAGATCTTGCTGGAACTCGAGCAGCTCGGTATGCAGCGCCGGCTTACACGCATTGCCGACATGTCGCGCCTGGAACAGGCAAGGGCCATGCTGCTCGATGGCGAACTCGATGCGGCGCGCAGCATGCTGGCATTGATCAGTCCCACGCCCGCATGGCAGCGGCGCGATCTGCAAATGGTGTCGAACGACATGGAGACCCAATTCCTCGGTCATATGCGGCTGCAGTTGCATGGCGGGCAGGCTGCCGCGACGCTGGCGCCGCTCAAGGAACATTTGCAGGATGCCTATGCACGTGGTCGCATGCGATATGCATTGCGCGTCAAGGTCTTGTATGCGCTGGCCCTGTCGCAGGCGGGTCAACGTAATCCCGCGCTGCGTACTATCCGCGAAACGCTGGCCGATGCGCTGGTTGAGGGGTTTGTCAGGCCGTTCAAGGATGAAGGGCCCTTGTTGCTGGGCTTGGTGCGCGACATGCTGGACGGGATGAAGGATCTGGCAAGCCATGACAATGAAGGCTTGCGTATGTTTGCTGAACTGTTGGTTGCTGCGACGCCGGTACGGTCACAACACATGCACGACATGCCGGCCACACAGCCATCGGCGCCGGCGCTAAATGGCGAGAGCGATCTGACTACGCGCGAACACGACGTGCTGAGCTTGCTGGCGCAAGGCTGCGGAAATCAAGCCATCGCCGAAAAATTATTCATCTCGGTCACCACCGTCAAGACGCATCTACGTAATATCAATCTCAAGCTTGGTGCACATAATCGTACTGAAGCCATCTCGCTTGCGCGCAAGCTTGGGATTATCTAA
- a CDS encoding DUF6160 family protein — MKLQLITKSAIATALSVFAIAASAMTPIQDEGLSQVAGQDGVSIGADLNVNIGSFVYTNRTENASVSFNNIRARGLIAAAIDVVNQTTFATEFVAPNSITAPASFYGGGDVVKISLPATIGVDPTKLLSVSVESIRMGNSAAGTSFGSFAMNNIDLRGTSAYIWAH, encoded by the coding sequence ATGAAACTGCAACTGATCACCAAATCCGCTATCGCTACTGCTCTGTCCGTATTCGCCATCGCCGCTTCCGCGATGACGCCGATCCAGGACGAAGGCTTGAGCCAGGTTGCCGGCCAGGACGGCGTGTCGATCGGTGCCGACCTCAACGTCAACATCGGTTCCTTCGTCTACACCAACCGTACTGAAAACGCATCGGTCAGCTTCAACAACATCCGCGCTCGTGGCTTGATCGCGGCCGCGATCGATGTCGTCAACCAGACTACCTTCGCAACCGAATTCGTTGCGCCGAACAGCATCACTGCACCGGCCAGCTTCTATGGTGGCGGCGATGTGGTCAAGATCTCCCTGCCTGCAACCATCGGCGTCGATCCGACCAAGCTGTTGAGCGTATCGGTTGAATCGATCCGCATGGGCAATTCCGCCGCTGGTACTTCGTTCGGTTCGTTCGCAATGAACAACATCGACCTGCGCGGCACCAGCGCCTACATCTGGGCACACTAA
- the rsmA gene encoding 16S rRNA (adenine(1518)-N(6)/adenine(1519)-N(6))-dimethyltransferase RsmA: MKHIPRKRFGQNFLTDQAVLYDIIRAIDPQPDDTMVEIGPGLAAMTSLLLESLKHLHVVELDRDLVARLRKNFAPQRLTVHEGDALKFDFASIVPAADRKLRVVGNLPYNISSPLLFHLTEIAPQVQDQHFMLQKEVVERMVAEPGSKTYGRLSVMLQWRYHMDLLFVVPPTAFDPPPKVDSAIVRMIPIAQPLACDAGKLEQVVTKAFSQRRKVIRNCVAGMFTENDLIDAGVDPQLRPEAVPLEQFVGLANRLGL, encoded by the coding sequence ATGAAACATATTCCCCGCAAGCGCTTCGGCCAGAACTTCCTGACCGACCAGGCCGTGTTGTACGACATCATTCGTGCGATCGATCCGCAGCCCGATGACACCATGGTCGAAATCGGTCCTGGACTCGCAGCCATGACCAGTCTGTTGCTGGAGTCGCTCAAGCACTTGCATGTGGTTGAACTCGATCGCGACCTGGTCGCGCGGCTGCGCAAGAACTTCGCTCCGCAACGGCTGACCGTGCATGAAGGCGACGCCCTGAAGTTCGATTTCGCTTCTATTGTTCCCGCCGCCGACCGCAAGCTGCGCGTGGTCGGCAACCTGCCGTACAACATTTCCAGCCCGCTGTTGTTTCATCTGACCGAGATTGCGCCACAGGTGCAGGACCAGCATTTCATGCTGCAAAAGGAAGTCGTCGAACGCATGGTCGCCGAACCGGGCAGCAAGACCTATGGCCGGCTGTCGGTGATGCTGCAATGGCGGTATCACATGGATCTGCTGTTTGTCGTGCCGCCCACTGCATTCGACCCGCCGCCCAAGGTCGATTCAGCGATTGTGCGCATGATTCCGATTGCGCAACCCCTGGCTTGCGACGCGGGAAAACTGGAGCAGGTCGTCACCAAGGCATTTTCGCAACGCCGCAAGGTGATTCGCAATTGCGTGGCCGGCATGTTTACCGAAAACGATCTGATCGATGCCGGTGTTGATCCACAGCTGCGTCCGGAGGCGGTGCCGCTGGAACAGTTTGTCGGTTTGGCGAATCGGCTTGGTCTGTAG
- the pdxA gene encoding 4-hydroxythreonine-4-phosphate dehydrogenase PdxA — protein MRNRPTIAITCGEPAGIGPEISIRAAWALREQVSSVLIGDATLLSMTAADIDPTIRLVALSTMALANSGLPSLARDQIAVIDSPLAEPVVPGRLDARNGRATLHTLDVAIEGALQGRFDAIVTAPLQKSTINDAGVPFTGHTEYLAEKTGTSQVVMMLAGGEPLLRVALATTHLPLKDVAQAITFDSLMRTLDIVHRDLQQKFGLPTPRILVTGLNPHAGEGGYLGREEIDVITPVLQAAQARGIDATGPYPADTLFQPKYLEQADCVLAMYHDQGLPVLKHASFGRGVNITLGLPIIRTSVDHGTALDLAAAGLGKADHGSMVVAIEVAAHMARAAGKLSH, from the coding sequence ATGCGTAACAGGCCAACCATCGCCATCACTTGCGGCGAACCTGCAGGCATAGGCCCGGAGATTTCGATCCGGGCCGCATGGGCCTTGCGCGAACAGGTAAGCAGCGTGCTGATTGGCGATGCGACCCTGCTCTCGATGACTGCGGCCGATATCGACCCGACGATCCGCCTGGTGGCGCTGTCGACCATGGCGCTGGCCAACAGCGGCTTGCCGTCGCTCGCGCGCGATCAGATTGCGGTGATCGACAGTCCGCTCGCGGAACCCGTGGTGCCGGGCCGGCTAGATGCGCGCAATGGCCGTGCGACACTGCATACGCTGGACGTCGCCATAGAAGGCGCGCTGCAGGGCCGCTTCGACGCCATCGTGACCGCACCGCTGCAAAAGAGCACCATCAACGATGCCGGCGTGCCATTCACCGGCCATACCGAATACCTCGCTGAAAAAACCGGCACGTCCCAGGTCGTCATGATGCTGGCCGGCGGCGAACCTCTGCTGCGCGTCGCGCTGGCAACCACGCATCTGCCATTGAAAGACGTCGCGCAAGCCATTACTTTCGATAGCCTCATGCGTACGCTCGACATCGTGCATCGCGACCTGCAGCAAAAATTCGGCTTGCCCACACCGCGCATCCTGGTGACCGGCCTGAACCCGCATGCGGGCGAGGGCGGTTATCTCGGCCGCGAAGAAATCGACGTGATCACGCCGGTCTTGCAGGCTGCACAAGCCAGGGGCATCGATGCGACCGGACCGTATCCGGCCGATACGCTATTCCAGCCCAAATATCTCGAACAAGCGGATTGCGTGCTCGCGATGTATCACGATCAGGGCCTGCCTGTACTCAAGCACGCCAGCTTCGGGCGCGGTGTCAATATCACGCTCGGCCTGCCCATCATCCGCACTTCGGTCGATCACGGCACCGCGCTGGATCTGGCGGCGGCCGGCCTTGGCAAGGCCGATCACGGCAGCATGGTGGTGGCCATCGAGGTCGCTGCGCACATGGCCAGGGCCGCCGGCAAACTCTCACACTAA